From Streptomyces zhihengii, the proteins below share one genomic window:
- a CDS encoding DUF7873 family protein, which produces MAKLNQIIAVEKGVKSKAHQDLTAAHHGLQKPALLAGISRTYQPKDEEGEQLPPESTRVQVKAEDVLRETAKTLTRLFDVTATKDWANCAARADVSVDGRVLVGDVPVSYLLFLEKQLTDINTFVRKLPVLDASESWTQDPSTDDWKTDAVRTLRTKKVPRNHVKAEATEKHPAQVEVYYEDIPVGYWTTVKFSGALPARRVNELLERVEKLQQAVKFAREEANGAEVTDQRVGDAVFGYLFG; this is translated from the coding sequence GTGGCGAAACTCAATCAGATCATCGCAGTGGAGAAGGGCGTCAAGTCCAAGGCGCACCAGGACCTGACGGCGGCCCACCACGGGCTCCAGAAGCCCGCGCTGCTCGCCGGTATCTCGCGGACCTACCAGCCCAAGGACGAGGAGGGCGAGCAGTTGCCGCCCGAGTCCACCCGGGTCCAGGTGAAGGCCGAGGACGTGCTGCGCGAGACGGCGAAGACGCTGACCAGGCTCTTCGATGTGACCGCCACCAAGGACTGGGCCAACTGCGCGGCCCGCGCGGACGTGAGCGTGGACGGCCGGGTGCTGGTGGGCGACGTGCCCGTGTCGTATCTGCTCTTCCTGGAGAAGCAGCTCACCGACATCAACACCTTCGTCCGGAAGCTGCCGGTGCTCGACGCGTCCGAGTCCTGGACGCAGGACCCGTCCACCGACGACTGGAAGACGGACGCGGTCCGCACGCTGCGCACCAAGAAGGTGCCCCGCAACCACGTCAAGGCCGAGGCCACCGAGAAGCACCCGGCGCAGGTCGAGGTGTACTACGAGGACATCCCGGTCGGGTACTGGACGACGGTGAAGTTCTCCGGCGCGCTGCCGGCCCGACGGGTCAACGAACTGCTGGAGCGGGTGGAGAAGCTCCAGCAGGCGGTGAAGTTCGCCCGCGAGGAGGCCAACGGCGCCGAGGTCACCGACCAGCGGGTGGGTGACGCCGTGTTCGGCTATCTCTTCGGATAG
- a CDS encoding pseudouridine-5'-phosphate glycosidase, with the protein MPNSAVEVSAEVRSALDSGAPVVALESTIIAHGLPRPRNLAVARELEDLVREQGAVPATVAVLDGRLCVGLDKEGLERIAGDPAIRKLGHRDLAPALATGASGATTVSGTALAAEKAGIRVFATGGLGGVHRGWTETQDESADLRLLAECGVAVVCAGVKSILDVPATLQRLETLGVGVVGYGTAHFPGFYLSSSGEPVDWSVDTPEEVAAVMRAQDRLGPPCTSLVVANPVPEAEQLEPALHDRVLARALQEAEHEGVTGQAVTPFLLERLTRYTEGASLEANLAAVRGNVTLAARVAAAYAAARA; encoded by the coding sequence ATGCCGAACAGTGCCGTGGAAGTGTCCGCAGAGGTACGCAGCGCCCTCGACTCCGGCGCCCCGGTGGTGGCCCTGGAGTCGACGATCATCGCGCACGGGTTGCCGCGCCCGCGCAATCTCGCCGTCGCCCGCGAACTGGAGGACCTGGTACGGGAGCAGGGCGCCGTGCCCGCCACCGTCGCCGTCCTCGACGGGCGGCTGTGTGTGGGCCTCGACAAGGAGGGGCTGGAACGGATCGCCGGCGACCCCGCGATCCGGAAGCTGGGGCACCGCGACCTCGCGCCCGCGCTCGCTACGGGCGCCAGCGGGGCGACCACCGTGTCCGGGACCGCGCTCGCCGCGGAGAAGGCGGGCATCCGGGTCTTCGCCACCGGCGGTCTCGGCGGCGTCCACCGGGGCTGGACGGAGACCCAGGACGAGTCCGCCGATCTGCGTCTGCTCGCGGAGTGCGGTGTCGCCGTGGTCTGCGCGGGCGTCAAGTCCATCCTCGACGTACCGGCCACGCTCCAGCGTCTGGAGACGCTCGGCGTGGGGGTCGTCGGCTACGGGACCGCCCACTTCCCCGGCTTCTACCTGTCCTCGTCGGGCGAGCCGGTGGACTGGAGCGTGGACACGCCCGAGGAGGTCGCCGCCGTGATGCGCGCGCAGGACCGGCTCGGTCCGCCGTGCACCTCGCTGGTGGTGGCCAACCCCGTGCCCGAGGCGGAGCAGCTCGAACCGGCCCTGCACGACCGGGTGCTGGCCCGCGCCCTCCAGGAGGCGGAGCACGAGGGCGTCACCGGCCAGGCCGTCACCCCCTTCCTCCTCGAACGCCTCACCCGGTACACGGAGGGGGCCTCGCTGGAGGCCAACCTGGCGGCCGTGCGCGGGAACGTGACGCTGGCGGCGCGGGTGGCGGCGGCGTACGCGGCGGCCCGGGCATGA
- a CDS encoding MHYT domain-containing protein, giving the protein MQGTVDGFGYGLVTPVAAYLMACLGGALGLRCTTRSVRNGGRSRPGWLALGSAAIGSGIWTMHFIAMMGFTVAEAPIGYDRTVTFASLAVAVVMVGVGVFIVGYRGATVMALVTGGTLMGLGIASMHYLGMAGMRLRGTIEYDTLTVALSVVIAVVAATAALWAAVSVHRFSASLLASLVMGIAVSGMHYVGMAAVSVHLHPTAGVPDPGESPATLLAPVLIGPLVFLLLAAAVVMFDPLLVLGEPERGAADERRRPGIPAQRATAPPRRTAAWAAEPGRRRGLAERDGR; this is encoded by the coding sequence ATGCAGGGCACGGTGGACGGATTCGGCTACGGCCTCGTCACGCCCGTGGCGGCCTATCTCATGGCTTGTCTCGGGGGTGCGCTCGGTCTGCGCTGCACCACCAGATCCGTGCGCAACGGCGGCCGTTCCCGGCCCGGCTGGCTCGCCCTCGGCAGTGCCGCGATCGGCTCCGGCATCTGGACCATGCACTTCATCGCGATGATGGGCTTCACCGTCGCCGAGGCGCCGATCGGCTACGACCGCACCGTGACGTTCGCCTCGCTGGCGGTGGCCGTCGTCATGGTGGGGGTGGGGGTCTTCATCGTCGGGTACCGGGGGGCCACCGTGATGGCCCTGGTCACCGGCGGCACGCTGATGGGCCTCGGCATCGCGTCGATGCACTACCTGGGAATGGCCGGAATGCGGCTGCGGGGGACGATCGAGTACGACACCCTCACGGTCGCGCTGTCCGTCGTCATCGCGGTCGTCGCGGCGACCGCCGCCCTGTGGGCGGCCGTCTCCGTCCACCGGTTCTCGGCGAGTCTCCTCGCGAGCCTGGTCATGGGCATCGCCGTGAGCGGCATGCACTACGTGGGGATGGCCGCCGTCAGCGTCCATCTCCACCCGACGGCCGGGGTGCCGGACCCGGGGGAGTCTCCGGCCACCCTGCTCGCCCCCGTGCTCATCGGGCCGCTGGTCTTCCTGCTGCTGGCCGCCGCCGTGGTGATGTTCGACCCGCTGCTGGTGCTCGGCGAGCCGGAGCGCGGCGCGGCCGACGAACGCCGGCGCCCGGGCATCCCCGCCCAGCGGGCGACCGCGCCGCCCCGGCGGACCGCGGCCTGGGCGGCGGAGCCCGGCCGCCGGCGCGGCCTCGCGGAGCGCGACGGCCGCTGA
- a CDS encoding glycerophosphodiester phosphodiesterase: MHLRPRPAAALAATAVGVTALLVPGPAWAGPHQAAGHRDAPLVIAHRGASGYAPENTLAAVDTADAMGFAWVENDVQRTSDGELVVVHDDSLARTTDVEQRFPDRAPWKVRDFTAAEIATLDAGSWFGERWAGARVPTLQQYLRRVDANGQKLLLEIKKPELYPGIERDTLRVLGEEGWLDRRHVRSRLVVQSFGADSVRAVHEQRPDVTTGFLGTPAVADLPAYAAFTDQINPTHTSLTAEYVAAVQALKGAHGKPLRVNTWTVNDAAGTARVAGFGVDGIITNNPDVVRDAIG, translated from the coding sequence GTGCACCTTCGCCCGCGCCCCGCCGCCGCCCTGGCCGCCACCGCCGTCGGAGTCACCGCGCTGCTCGTGCCGGGTCCGGCGTGGGCCGGCCCGCACCAGGCCGCCGGGCACCGCGACGCGCCCCTGGTGATCGCGCACCGCGGCGCCTCCGGCTACGCGCCCGAGAACACCCTGGCCGCCGTCGACACGGCCGACGCGATGGGGTTCGCCTGGGTGGAGAACGACGTGCAGCGCACCAGCGACGGCGAACTCGTCGTCGTCCACGACGACTCGCTGGCCCGCACCACCGACGTGGAGCAGCGCTTCCCCGACCGCGCGCCCTGGAAGGTCAGGGACTTCACCGCCGCGGAGATCGCCACGCTCGACGCCGGGAGCTGGTTCGGCGAGCGCTGGGCCGGCGCCCGGGTGCCCACGCTCCAGCAGTACCTGCGGCGGGTCGACGCCAACGGCCAGAAGCTGCTGCTGGAGATCAAGAAGCCGGAGCTCTACCCGGGCATCGAGCGGGACACCCTGCGGGTCCTGGGCGAGGAGGGCTGGCTGGACCGGCGGCACGTCCGCAGCCGCCTGGTCGTCCAGAGCTTCGGCGCCGACAGCGTCAGGGCCGTCCACGAGCAGCGGCCGGACGTGACCACCGGCTTCCTCGGCACCCCGGCCGTGGCCGACCTCCCCGCCTACGCGGCCTTCACCGACCAGATCAACCCGACGCACACCTCGCTCACCGCGGAGTACGTCGCGGCCGTCCAGGCGCTCAAGGGGGCCCACGGCAAGCCGCTGCGGGTCAACACCTGGACCGTGAACGACGCGGCCGGCACGGCCCGGGTGGCCGGCTTCGGCGTCGACGGGATCATCACCAACAACCCGGACGTGGTGCGGGACGCCATCGGCTGA
- a CDS encoding MFS transporter — protein sequence MPGTAPGVSGLPALRRRVNAVLIASQILGGLGVATGVALATVLAQEISGTEALAGLAPTASVAGTALLSVPLAALMTARGRRPGLVLAYAVGALGAGVVVVAAVAGSFPLLLLGMAGFGAASSANLQARFAAADLAEPEHRARAISLVVWATTIGAVLGPNIAAPAGHSVSGLGIPAAAGPFLWAAGVFLAAAVLVLVLLRPDPLLTARALSPEDRSPEGRSLRAAVRAVRDSPMARLALVTVAVSHTSMVSIMSMTPVALGHHGAGIELIGLVISGHIAGMYAFAPLMGRLADRLGRLSVIGLAAGLIAVAALLAGTAGASHGRTATGLFLLGLGWSAGLVAGSALLTDSVPQPVRAAVQGLSDLTMNTAAGIGGAAAGLVVAQAGYPWLNALGAALLLPMAALTVRRALNRA from the coding sequence GTGCCCGGCACCGCGCCCGGCGTCTCCGGACTCCCCGCGCTGCGGCGCCGGGTGAACGCGGTGCTCATCGCCAGTCAGATCCTCGGCGGCCTCGGGGTCGCCACCGGCGTCGCGCTCGCCACGGTGCTCGCACAGGAGATCAGCGGCACCGAGGCGCTGGCGGGTCTCGCGCCGACCGCGAGCGTCGCGGGCACCGCCCTGCTCTCGGTGCCGCTGGCCGCCCTGATGACCGCCAGGGGGCGGCGTCCGGGGCTGGTGCTCGCCTACGCCGTCGGCGCGCTCGGGGCGGGCGTGGTCGTGGTCGCCGCCGTGGCCGGCAGCTTCCCGCTGCTCCTCCTCGGCATGGCGGGCTTCGGGGCGGCGTCCTCCGCCAATCTCCAGGCCCGGTTCGCCGCCGCGGACCTGGCCGAGCCCGAGCACCGGGCACGGGCGATCTCCCTGGTCGTCTGGGCGACCACGATCGGCGCGGTCCTCGGCCCGAACATCGCCGCGCCCGCCGGGCACAGCGTGTCCGGGCTGGGCATACCGGCGGCGGCCGGGCCGTTCCTGTGGGCGGCGGGCGTCTTCCTGGCGGCCGCCGTGCTGGTCCTCGTCCTGCTGCGGCCGGATCCCCTGCTGACCGCCCGCGCCCTCTCCCCGGAGGACCGCTCCCCCGAGGGACGTTCGCTGCGGGCGGCGGTCCGCGCGGTACGCGACTCCCCCATGGCCCGGCTGGCACTGGTGACCGTCGCCGTCTCGCACACGTCGATGGTCTCGATCATGTCGATGACCCCCGTCGCCCTCGGTCACCACGGCGCCGGGATCGAGCTGATCGGCCTGGTGATCAGCGGCCACATCGCGGGCATGTACGCCTTCGCCCCGCTGATGGGCAGGCTCGCGGACCGGCTCGGCCGGCTGTCGGTCATCGGACTGGCGGCCGGGCTGATCGCCGTCGCGGCACTGCTGGCCGGTACGGCCGGCGCGAGCCACGGGCGCACGGCGACCGGCCTGTTCCTGCTGGGCCTCGGCTGGTCGGCCGGACTGGTGGCCGGCTCGGCCCTGCTCACCGACTCCGTGCCGCAGCCGGTCCGCGCGGCGGTCCAGGGCCTGTCGGACCTCACCATGAACACGGCGGCGGGGATCGGCGGCGCTGCGGCGGGCCTGGTGGTGGCGCAGGCCGGCTACCCGTGGCTGAACGCGCTCGGCGCCGCGCTGCTGCTGCCGATGGCGGCCCTGACCGTCCGCCGGGCCCTGAACCGCGCCTGA
- a CDS encoding uridine kinase yields MRVEPITWELLAGHLAEHVLASPAADGSPWLRIGVDGAPAARPDELASRVADELRLRGHGVLVVGTGGFLRPASLRYEYGREDPDTYLSGWFDTGALWREVLGPLDAGGNGRVLPDLWDPATDRATRSPHVELPHGGVLLLHGPFLLGHWFPFDLTVHLRLSPGALERRTAEADRWTLPAFARYEDEVAPGRAADVVVRADDPRRPAWSGLP; encoded by the coding sequence GTGCGCGTCGAACCGATCACCTGGGAACTGCTGGCCGGACACCTCGCCGAGCACGTGCTCGCGTCACCGGCCGCCGACGGCAGCCCGTGGCTGCGCATCGGCGTCGACGGCGCGCCCGCCGCACGCCCGGACGAACTGGCGTCCCGCGTCGCCGACGAGCTGCGGCTGCGCGGACACGGCGTCCTCGTGGTGGGCACCGGCGGCTTCCTGCGGCCGGCCTCGCTCCGGTACGAGTACGGCCGCGAGGACCCCGACACGTATCTCAGCGGCTGGTTCGACACCGGCGCGCTGTGGCGGGAGGTCCTGGGGCCACTGGACGCGGGCGGGAACGGGCGGGTGCTGCCCGACCTCTGGGATCCCGCCACCGACCGGGCCACCCGCTCACCGCACGTCGAACTGCCCCACGGGGGAGTGCTGTTGCTGCACGGCCCGTTCCTGCTGGGCCACTGGTTCCCGTTCGACCTGACGGTGCATCTGCGGCTCTCCCCGGGAGCGCTGGAACGCCGGACCGCGGAGGCGGACCGCTGGACGCTGCCGGCCTTCGCCCGCTACGAGGACGAGGTGGCGCCCGGCCGCGCGGCGGACGTCGTCGTCCGCGCCGACGACCCGCGCCGTCCGGCCTGGAGCGGCCTGCCCTGA
- a CDS encoding winged helix-turn-helix transcriptional regulator, protein MSTLRRMPRETRRRSYDQYCAAARALDAVGDRWTLLVVRELLAGPRRYTDLHADLPGVSTDVLASRLKDMELTGLAERHRLPPPAAAHVYELTERGRALLPVLDALAVWGAPALAERRATDAVRAHWFAIPLLGVLGATAAGRSGTVEVRIDEGVFHLRLSADAPPSYGDGPADAPAAVLTLATETCTALAGGEITPAEAVRAGRITVEGDAALVGLPDGGP, encoded by the coding sequence ATGTCTACACTGCGTCGCATGCCACGTGAGACCCGCCGCCGGAGCTACGACCAGTACTGCGCCGCGGCCCGCGCACTCGACGCCGTCGGCGACCGGTGGACGCTGCTCGTCGTCAGGGAGCTGCTGGCCGGTCCCCGCCGCTACACCGACCTCCACGCGGACCTCCCGGGCGTCAGCACCGACGTCCTGGCGTCGCGCCTGAAGGACATGGAGCTGACCGGCCTCGCCGAGCGCCACCGCCTGCCGCCGCCCGCCGCCGCCCACGTCTACGAACTCACCGAACGCGGCCGGGCCCTGCTGCCGGTCCTCGACGCCCTCGCCGTCTGGGGGGCGCCCGCACTCGCCGAGCGCCGCGCCACGGACGCGGTGCGCGCGCACTGGTTCGCGATCCCCCTGCTGGGCGTCCTCGGCGCGACCGCCGCGGGCCGCAGCGGGACGGTCGAGGTCCGCATCGACGAGGGCGTGTTCCATCTGCGCCTGTCCGCGGACGCCCCGCCGTCGTACGGCGACGGCCCCGCCGACGCCCCTGCCGCCGTCCTGACCCTCGCCACGGAGACCTGCACCGCACTGGCCGGCGGGGAGATCACGCCGGCGGAAGCGGTGCGCGCCGGGCGGATCACCGTGGAGGGGGACGCGGCGCTCGTCGGCCTGCCGGACGGAGGGCCCTGA
- a CDS encoding carbohydrate kinase family protein produces the protein MTSWTRKAHRAPWPHDARGQEPPGLLVVGDVVTDVVARHSAPLARGTDTDADIRIVPGGAGANVCCWAADRGCGDVRILARVGEDDVAWHAERLRAAGVRPMLVTDAELRTATVIALVDTSAERTFLTDSGAVLRLAPEDWSPELLDGVGHLHLSGYLFFADSSREVARLAMDAARARGVPVSVDPASAGFITAQGVDRTLSALDGVDILLPNADEARLLTGAEDPADAAAELSRLAPLTVVTLGAEGAVIAESGRVTARVPALPAEPVDSTGAGDAFTGAFLAARLCGADAPAAAEAGCRAGAQAVTLVGGRP, from the coding sequence ATGACGTCCTGGACCAGGAAGGCGCACCGGGCGCCGTGGCCGCACGACGCCCGCGGTCAGGAGCCGCCCGGGCTGCTCGTCGTCGGCGACGTGGTCACGGACGTGGTGGCCCGCCACTCGGCACCGCTCGCCCGGGGCACCGACACCGACGCCGACATCCGGATCGTGCCGGGCGGCGCGGGGGCCAACGTCTGCTGCTGGGCCGCCGACCGGGGCTGCGGCGACGTCCGGATCCTGGCCCGGGTGGGCGAGGACGACGTGGCCTGGCACGCGGAGCGGCTGCGGGCGGCGGGGGTCCGGCCGATGCTGGTGACCGACGCCGAGCTGCGGACCGCCACGGTCATCGCGCTCGTCGACACCTCGGCCGAGCGCACGTTCCTCACGGACAGCGGAGCGGTGCTGCGGCTGGCACCGGAGGACTGGTCGCCGGAACTGCTGGACGGGGTGGGGCATCTCCATCTGTCCGGCTACCTGTTCTTCGCCGACTCCAGCAGGGAGGTCGCCCGGCTGGCGATGGACGCGGCGCGGGCGCGGGGTGTGCCGGTGAGCGTGGATCCCGCGTCCGCGGGCTTCATCACCGCCCAGGGCGTGGACAGGACGCTGTCGGCCCTCGACGGCGTGGACATCCTCCTCCCGAACGCGGACGAGGCGCGGCTGCTCACCGGCGCCGAGGATCCGGCGGACGCGGCGGCCGAGCTCAGCCGGCTGGCGCCGCTCACCGTGGTCACCCTCGGCGCCGAGGGGGCCGTGATCGCGGAGTCGGGCCGGGTCACGGCGCGGGTCCCGGCGCTCCCGGCCGAGCCGGTGGACTCGACGGGCGCCGGGGACGCGTTCACCGGCGCGTTCCTCGCGGCGCGCCTCTGCGGGGCGGACGCGCCGGCCGCCGCGGAGGCGGGCTGCCGGGCGGGCGCCCAGGCGGTCACCCTCGTCGGCGGCCGCCCCTGA
- a CDS encoding methylated-DNA--[protein]-cysteine S-methyltransferase has translation MNTFEWGVVDTDIGPLLLAASGRGLVTVAFHARPAVRDRTLARLAERLGAEPVAETGVRLAEPIRQLRAYFGGGLREFDLPLDWSLSGGFNREVLRKLLAGVPYGTVVGYGDLAARVGQPGAAQAVGAAMGSNPIPVVVPCHRVVETDGGLGGFGGGLETKRRLLALEGVLPEPLF, from the coding sequence ATGAACACCTTCGAGTGGGGCGTGGTCGACACGGACATCGGTCCGCTGCTGCTCGCCGCGAGCGGGCGGGGTCTGGTGACGGTGGCCTTCCACGCCCGGCCCGCCGTCCGCGACCGCACGCTGGCGCGGCTGGCCGAGCGGCTCGGCGCGGAGCCGGTCGCGGAGACCGGTGTGCGCCTGGCCGAGCCGATACGCCAGCTCCGCGCGTACTTCGGGGGCGGGCTGCGGGAGTTCGACCTGCCGCTGGACTGGTCGCTGAGCGGCGGGTTCAACCGCGAGGTGCTGCGGAAACTGCTCGCCGGTGTGCCCTACGGGACGGTCGTCGGGTACGGGGATCTGGCGGCCCGGGTGGGGCAGCCCGGTGCCGCACAGGCCGTCGGGGCGGCGATGGGCTCCAATCCGATACCCGTGGTGGTGCCGTGCCACCGGGTGGTGGAGACGGACGGCGGGCTCGGCGGTTTCGGCGGGGGCCTGGAGACCAAGCGCCGGCTGCTCGCCCTGGAGGGCGTGCTGCCGGAGCCGCTGTTCTGA
- a CDS encoding pyridoxal phosphate-dependent aminotransferase yields the protein MEFRQSSKLSEVCYEIRGPVIEHANALEEAGHSVLRLNTGNPALFGFEAPEEIVQDMIRMLPQAHGYTDSRGILSARRAVAQRYQAMGLTGVDVDDVFLGNGVSELVSMAVQALLEDGDEVLIPAPDFPLWTAVTTLAGGKAVHYLCDEESDWYPDLADMASKITDRTRAVVIINPNNPTGAVYPREIVEGILDLARRHGLMVFADEIYDQIVYDDAVHYPAASLAPDLVVLTFGGLSKTYRVAGFRSGWLVVSGPRGHARNYIEGLTMLASMRLCANAPAQYAIQAALGGRQSIGELVAPGGRLYEQRERAWQKLNEIPGVSCVKPKGALYAFPRLDPKVHPIHDDEKFVLDLLLREKIQVVQGTGFNWPRTDHFRILTLPYADDLDAAISRIGRFLAGYRQ from the coding sequence ATGGAGTTCCGGCAGTCGAGCAAACTCAGCGAGGTCTGCTACGAGATCCGCGGTCCGGTGATCGAGCACGCCAACGCGCTGGAGGAGGCGGGTCACAGCGTCCTGCGGCTCAACACGGGCAACCCCGCGCTCTTCGGCTTCGAGGCGCCGGAGGAGATCGTCCAGGACATGATCCGGATGCTGCCGCAGGCGCACGGCTACACGGACTCGCGCGGCATCCTGTCCGCCCGCCGCGCCGTGGCGCAGCGCTACCAGGCGATGGGCCTGACCGGTGTCGACGTCGACGACGTCTTCCTGGGCAACGGCGTCTCCGAACTCGTCTCGATGGCCGTCCAGGCGCTGCTGGAGGACGGCGACGAAGTGCTGATCCCCGCGCCCGACTTCCCGCTCTGGACGGCCGTGACCACGCTCGCCGGCGGCAAGGCGGTGCACTACCTGTGCGACGAGGAGTCGGACTGGTACCCGGATCTGGCCGACATGGCCTCGAAGATCACCGACCGGACCCGCGCCGTCGTGATCATCAACCCGAACAACCCCACGGGCGCGGTCTACCCGCGCGAGATCGTCGAGGGCATCCTCGACCTCGCCCGCCGGCACGGCCTGATGGTGTTCGCCGACGAGATCTACGACCAGATCGTCTACGACGACGCGGTCCACTATCCGGCCGCCTCCCTCGCGCCCGACCTCGTCGTGCTGACCTTCGGCGGCCTGTCCAAGACGTACCGGGTCGCCGGCTTCCGCTCCGGCTGGCTGGTCGTCAGCGGTCCGCGCGGGCACGCCCGCAACTACATCGAGGGCCTCACCATGCTGGCCTCGATGCGGCTGTGCGCCAACGCGCCCGCGCAGTACGCCATCCAGGCCGCGCTGGGCGGCCGCCAGTCGATCGGGGAACTGGTCGCCCCCGGCGGCAGGCTGTACGAGCAGCGGGAACGGGCCTGGCAGAAGCTCAACGAGATCCCCGGCGTCTCCTGCGTCAAGCCGAAGGGAGCGCTGTACGCCTTCCCGCGGCTCGACCCGAAGGTGCACCCGATCCACGACGACGAGAAGTTCGTCCTGGACCTGCTGCTCCGGGAGAAGATCCAGGTCGTGCAGGGCACGGGCTTCAACTGGCCCCGGACCGACCACTTCCGGATCCTCACCCTGCCGTACGCCGACGATCTGGACGCGGCCATCAGCCGCATCGGCCGGTTCCTCGCGGGCTACCGCCAGTAG
- a CDS encoding chaplin, with protein sequence MRQVHRKGLATVMLTGGVLAMATGHAQADSHAGGAAAGSPGVLSGNAVQLPVHVPVNVCGNTVNVVGLLNPAAGNSCANVSRGGGGGAQSGHTDEAVEGGGTGTSGVGTHNGGGAAAEGDSAGSPGVLSGNGVKLPVDLPVNLSGNSVNVVGIGNPSIGNTSVNDSGEPPKTLPITPPKAVPPAKPAPQGDDVVEAPEPAGESLAQTGAGALGLVVPAGAAMLLGGAVLYRRFRPSQGGLGA encoded by the coding sequence ATGAGGCAGGTTCACCGCAAGGGCCTGGCCACCGTGATGCTCACGGGTGGCGTGCTGGCGATGGCCACCGGTCACGCGCAGGCGGACTCCCACGCGGGCGGCGCCGCCGCCGGATCGCCCGGTGTGCTGTCCGGCAACGCGGTGCAGCTTCCCGTGCACGTCCCGGTCAACGTCTGTGGCAACACCGTCAACGTCGTCGGCCTGCTCAACCCCGCCGCGGGCAACTCCTGCGCCAATGTGTCGCGGGGCGGGGGCGGCGGTGCGCAGTCAGGCCACACCGACGAGGCCGTGGAGGGCGGCGGCACCGGGACCTCCGGCGTGGGTACCCACAACGGCGGCGGCGCGGCGGCGGAGGGCGACAGCGCCGGTTCCCCGGGCGTGCTCTCCGGCAACGGCGTCAAGCTGCCGGTCGACCTCCCGGTCAACCTCAGCGGCAACTCGGTGAACGTCGTCGGCATCGGCAACCCGTCCATCGGCAACACCTCGGTGAACGACTCGGGCGAGCCCCCGAAGACGCTGCCGATCACGCCCCCGAAGGCCGTCCCGCCGGCGAAGCCCGCCCCGCAGGGCGACGACGTCGTCGAGGCGCCGGAGCCCGCGGGCGAGTCTCTCGCCCAGACCGGTGCCGGCGCGCTCGGCCTCGTCGTGCCCGCCGGTGCGGCCATGCTGCTCGGCGGCGCGGTTCTCTACCGGCGCTTCCGCCCGTCCCAGGGCGGCCTCGGAGCCTGA
- a CDS encoding D-2-hydroxyacid dehydrogenase family protein — protein sequence MTLRCAVLDDYQDVALSLADWSALAPSVDVRSLSRHPATEDEVVEAVGDCEILVVMRERTPLTASLLARLPRLRLVVTSGMRNASIDLDAATGQGVTVCGTSSGSAPPAELTWALILGLARQVVPESTALREGGPWQSTLGTDLRGSTLALLGLGRIGAQVAAVGRAFGMEVTAWSRNLTEERAAACGAVRAGSLEELLEGGDFVSVHLQLGDRTRGLIGAPELRRMRPSAYLVNTSRAAIVDQDALLTALREGWIAGAGADVFAEEPLPAGDPLRTVPRFLGLPHLGYVTRNNYTAYFREAVEDIAAYLAGGPVRVLAAPAGTTG from the coding sequence ATGACCCTGCGCTGTGCCGTGCTCGACGACTACCAGGACGTCGCGCTCTCCCTCGCGGACTGGTCCGCGCTCGCCCCCTCCGTCGACGTCCGTTCCCTGAGCCGGCATCCGGCCACGGAGGACGAGGTGGTGGAGGCCGTCGGGGACTGCGAGATCCTCGTCGTGATGCGCGAACGCACCCCCCTCACCGCGTCCCTGCTCGCCCGGCTGCCCCGGCTGCGGCTGGTCGTCACCTCCGGTATGCGCAACGCCTCGATCGACCTGGACGCCGCCACCGGGCAGGGCGTCACCGTCTGCGGCACGTCCAGCGGTTCGGCGCCGCCCGCCGAGCTGACCTGGGCACTGATCCTCGGGCTCGCCCGCCAGGTGGTGCCCGAGAGCACGGCACTGCGCGAGGGCGGACCCTGGCAGTCCACGCTCGGCACCGACCTGCGGGGCAGCACCCTCGCCCTGCTGGGGCTCGGCAGGATCGGGGCGCAGGTGGCGGCCGTCGGCCGGGCGTTCGGCATGGAGGTCACCGCGTGGAGCCGCAACCTCACCGAGGAGCGGGCCGCCGCCTGCGGGGCGGTACGCGCCGGATCCCTCGAAGAGCTGCTGGAGGGGGGCGACTTCGTCTCCGTGCACCTGCAGCTCGGCGACCGGACCCGCGGGCTGATCGGTGCCCCGGAGCTGCGCAGGATGCGGCCGAGCGCCTATCTGGTCAACACCTCACGGGCCGCGATCGTCGACCAGGACGCACTCCTCACGGCCCTGCGCGAGGGGTGGATCGCGGGGGCCGGAGCCGATGTCTTCGCCGAGGAGCCGCTGCCCGCCGGCGACCCGCTGCGCACCGTGCCGCGCTTCCTCGGCCTGCCCCACCTCGGCTACGTGACCCGGAACAACTACACGGCCTACTTCCGCGAGGCCGTCGAGGACATCGCCGCCTATCTGGCGGGCGGCCCCGTCCGCGTCCTCGCCGCGCCCGCCGGGACGACCGGCTAG